The following is a genomic window from Paenibacillus thiaminolyticus.
TCCCCTCTAATTTTCCGTCTCTTCAACGGCTTCGTTAATTGGGCCATAATGTGAAACCCCTTTCAATACGCAGTGGTGCAATCATTTCCGGATAGCCGCATGCGGGCGGTTCCATGCGGCTATCCGAATACTGTTCTGTCTAGTCTGTGACAACTCCGTCTTCGCCGAATGCAGCTATGGCTGCCGATTTCACCGCATCATACATTTGCTCAGGCGAAATCTCGTTGGCGATCAAGGCCTGCAGCTTCGGAACAATCACTTCGTCCTCGAGCTTAATCGCCTTGGCGCCCAGATCCGTCGGAATATCCGGACGTGCCGGCGTCGCTTGCTTGAGCAAGGTTTCTACAGCCGCTTTATTGTCCTCGCTTCTTTCAATCGGCATGCTTTCCGCCGCTTTTCTGCCGGACTCGGTAATATGTGCGGCGAACAGATCATTGTTCGTCGTAGCTGCAACCTTGCCGCTGGCCAAGAAGTAAGCCGCTTTGACGACATTGGCCTTATGCTCAGGTGTCGGCTCCTGCTTGCCGCGGAAGGTTACATAACCGTCAACCGCGACGCTTGACTGCTGCTTCTCGCCCAAGAACGTAGGAACCGGCAATACGACATAATCGACCGGGATGCTTCCTTTGACTTCACTGCCGTCTTTTTTCTCGATTTTTTCGTTATTTTGGTTCGCATTATTTTCGAAAGTGGCCAGACCTTTGCCTGTAATCATCGTTTGACCTGTCAGGAACATATTCCAGCGCTTCCCGGCATCGACCGAGCTGAGCTCCTTCGGCATGGAACCGTCATCAATGAGTACGCGAATCGCTTTGAGCACTTCCAGGAAGTTTTTGCTCGTGTACGCATATTTCAAATCTTTGTCGAACGCGGCCGGCATGCCCGCATTTTTAAGCAAAATAGCCAAGTAGTCCTTGGACGCTACGCCCGCGGTCGCAAAGACGAAGCCGTAACGGGACGTTTTGTCGCCATCCTTCACGACGCCTTTTTTGACGTCTTCACGGAATTGCTCGAACGTCCAGCCTTCCTTCTGCACCTTCTTCCAATCAATGCCCGC
Proteins encoded in this region:
- a CDS encoding ABC transporter substrate-binding protein, producing MRKLRVLASILALTLALSSLTACGSSNNDAKSPDAGANGGNSAKDTITALLPPVSGNFQDNFKQMEKEFNELYPDLTLKIEPASWEDMTQKLDTQVNAGSPPDIAFIGSAGIPKYIQQGMLMDITDIATPDMIADYDEIPLEYMKNGNGLYGFPAYMEVHALGGNREFLEQAGIDWKKVQKEGWTFEQFREDVKKGVVKDGDKTSRYGFVFATAGVASKDYLAILLKNAGMPAAFDKDLKYAYTSKNFLEVLKAIRVLIDDGSMPKELSSVDAGKRWNMFLTGQTMITGKGLATFENNANQNNEKIEKKDGSEVKGSIPVDYVVLPVPTFLGEKQQSSVAVDGYVTFRGKQEPTPEHKANVVKAAYFLASGKVAATTNNDLFAAHITESGRKAAESMPIERSEDNKAAVETLLKQATPARPDIPTDLGAKAIKLEDEVIVPKLQALIANEISPEQMYDAVKSAAIAAFGEDGVVTD